Below is a window of Chelmon rostratus isolate fCheRos1 chromosome 23, fCheRos1.pri, whole genome shotgun sequence DNA.
CCTAGTGGCTCTCAGTTTGTAAGACAGTTcctcagacttgacaaagctccttcacagacaaagaagacctcaaatgactgttttcataGGCTGATTTGTGCTCCCAGCAGATTGCCCCTTTAATGAACtccagcagattttttttttattcaaatgaaacctGGTTGGACAACATCGCAACATTCTGTTAAAAGGCTTCAACCTGCAGAGagaagtaaacaaacacagctaaagTTTCCATCAAATCGTGGCGGtctgaggctgaagctgcttGCACGCTTTCCTAGCTACCACATTGCTCGAGTCCCTTTCCCATTAGGCACGAATCAGAAGTCTTTTAAGAGGTTCATTAATGACAGACATCAAAGTCTGACTCTGCAAGGCCTCATCAAAGGAGAAACAAGAGGGATCCATGCCTCACCTCATGAAACAAACCTCCTCCTAATGAGGAAGTGCCAACCTGTCTGCTCCGCTTACTGCAAAATGAAGGAATAATTTGCCTcttctccccccctcccccattGAGGCAGCGACTGAGACATGTGAACAGGTGGAGTCGCAGGGCTGGCAAGGAGCACGGAGAAATGGCATGCCTATCAATTAGCTCCGCCTTGTCAGATGTGCCCTGAAAGAaaggatgagaaagagagagagaggaaatgaaaaggagattggagtgtgtgtgtgtgtgtgtgcgtgtgtgtgtgtgcgtgcgtgtgtgtgtgtgtgtgtgtggcaggaagagggggagaaaaagatgATGCGAGATGTTTCTTTTCATCCACAGCCAGGCTGATTATTTGAGGAGAGCCCGACAGGGAGACAACACGTCTGTGAATGAGCAGTCTATAACCGGGAGTGTCACTCAAAGGGCTGCGTGGAAGCTGCAGGCAATTTGACTGTCGCAGCTCGCATCTCTGCACACATTTCACCGATCACAGATCCGAGGGTGGGGTTCAAGTGATAACCAGCTCAAATACGACTGCTCTAAAACAACAGTGACTCAAATGATAACCGCTGCATGCTCCTCTGAACACCTGGAGAAATGCCCTCCGGTGGCTGAGTGCTACCTGCACTTGCCATCATGTTTTGCTTTTCCATTTAATACACTGAGACTGCTGCAATGAATGTTTATTCTGTGACTAGAAAGGCTGCATTAGTTTGCCCCTTGACACTGACTGGACACCATCTCCTGACAATAAGGGGTCAATCTGGATTACTAGGCAAACATATAACAGGTATCCAGTGCATTTCAGACAATGGTATGATTatgtagttttgttttctttaacacAAACAGAATCCCTCAACATCATTGAACCACAGCACCTAGACTGCATGTTAATCCAAGTATTTACACCATCTGGACTCACCTGCtcatatatctatatatctatctatctatctatctatctatctatctatctatctatacatatatatatatatatgtgtgtatatatgtatatatatgtatatatgtatgtgtatatatgtatatatatgtatatgtatatatatatgtgtgtatatatatatgtatatgtatatatatatatatatatatatatatatatatatatatatatatatatatatatatatatatatatatatatatacacatatatatatatatatacagatatatatagatatatagatatatgaGCAGGTGAGTCCAGATGGTGTAAATACTTGGATTAACATGCAGTCTAGGTGCTGTGGTTCAATGATGTTGAGGGATTCTGTTTgtgttaaagaaaacaaaactacatAATCATTCCATTGTCTGAAATGCACTGGATACCTGTTATATGTTTGCCTAGTAATCCAGATTGACCCCTTATTGTCAGCAGTCGTATTCATCTTCAGGACGCTGATTCTCCTGAAGCATTGTGCAGTTTTTAACTTCCTGTGCAGTGTTTGCTTACCTCCACTCCACCTGAGCGTCAGGAACACTGGTTTGACCAGGTCATCTTCAAGAGCtgtgaacacagcacagcattAGAACTTGACGTATCCTTAAACCGAATTGACTCATATCTGAGTCCCATTCATAGAATTTAGTCTAGTTGCACACCCATTAGCCACACTGATATGTTTAGCATCTGCCCGCTGTGCACTTCTCTATcctaacaatggatcaaattaTTATGTGCAGTGTGAAAGAGGTAGAGAATTTCAAGCCTGGTCCCAGTTTGCTTCTCTCGTGTATTATCTTGAGAGAAATCAACTAAAGTGACAGATATGGCAGTGACAGAGGAgtctaataaaaaaaagtccaatATTTGAATTGCATTtgtcatgttgctctgtgtgacCAAGATGTGTCAACAGACAATATTCTGAAACTTTTTTCAACTGTTTTACATGTTGTCAATTTTAAGGCCACAGTTTGAATTTCTGGAACAAGTGAATCTAATACTACAACTCTGCTTTGAATTGACTGAGGAAAATCTTATTTTGCATTTCCCATTAACTATCAGGAAAATATCAAAGCTCTAAATGTATACTCTTTGAGTTGAATAACCAAAGGATGAGTGACCTTTCGTTTGGTAAGACTTTTTAAACGCTGTCCTTGGTCACGTGTCTAACTTTCACCTTTAACTTCAACTCAACCAAACTACAAACCGACGTCAAACTCTTCCCTGAATGTAATTGGTCAACTCGGAGCGGTTTTCTTTCTACGGACTCCTGATTGGCTCAACCGCCACACTGCCGACATCAAGTTGAGCGTCCAGTCAGCGTGCGTTACAAGGAGGTTTTACCTGTACAGTGGTGCACAGTGGAAAATGGCGAGCTGGTGTGTGCGAGCAGTGAGACAGAGCTACTCGCTTGTAGCTTCGCCTGCGCTAATAAGGTAACATACTTCAACATCGACCTTGTTAACTGAATTGTGGTCTTTAGAGCAATTTAAGGCTTTGTTTGGCAGGATGAGGAGCTCCTGTCATGTCGGGGAGTAGTAGCCAGCTAGCAGCGTTAGCTTTCGTGACCGACCATGGTCCTGAATGTTGACCCTGTGTGAAAAATAAGGCATACATTTAATAATGagatgtgcgtgcgtgtgtgtcggaGGTGACATTGCTCAGACTTAAATATTAGATGTAATCAGCATATTAGTGTGGTTGTGTGTTATTGTTAGCATGGCATTGCTACAAACAGGATGATGACATATGGTGACATATCCTAAATGAATAAAGAGGGATGTAGTTCAGAAACGTTAGGTTAAGCTAACGTTCAGACTGCCTGTCATGTGAGGTTTGACTTTGTGTGTTCGCGTTCTCGCATGTCTAATTATCATCCAACGTGCGTTTCACGATGCGTTGACTTCCGTTACTGTGATCGGTGTTTTCCTGGCAGGAGAGAAGTCCGTACCAAACTCCATTCGTAAATGTGCTCATTTAACATTCGTTGTTAGCGAGCGTGTATTCATTTTGTCTAAAGTTTAATcgtaaaaaaaattataaaaaagcAGTTTGGTGTCATGTTTCCACATTACCGGTTAGATGGTACGGTGGTCTAACAAAATGACACTTGTTATTAGTCTATATAACTGGAGGTTTGTTGTTGTATGACATACAGGGTAGTTGTATAACATTCCTAGTAAGTGCTACTGGCAGTTGTACAGTTGGCACTAGTGTAAATTAAGCTGTCTGATACCATCAGTTAGTAGGCCTGGACAAAGAACCAGAATACCCTGACCTCTGGAGGAGAAGTTTGCATAATATGTACAGTTGGTACAGATGGGTTTATAAAACTCTTCTAAAATCTCCCAGAAGTCCTCAGTTtggttgagatctggtgactaTGAAACATGtgattcacattattttcacctCTGAACCATTCAGTGAGCCCTCCTGTCCTGTGTGGAAGCAGATCATTTGCTGTTTCTCTAAATATTTATTCAGGTGTTTTTCACCTATCTCTATACATATAATACTGTATACAACCAGACCATTTAGTGAGTCACTTCCTGGGGGATTCTtccactgtgtgctgtgtacaGCGATGGCAAAACCCATCAGTTggtgatgtcttcagatgtgtgttttgtccgCGCAGCACTCCAAAATTGAAATTTACTATTGGTTTCATCTTAAATCTTACTCATTAATTGGCTATTAAACTgtattcattttcagtcagctgaCCAATAAATTAATTGACTCATGGTTCCAGCTCTAGGAATATGTCTTGACAAATGCCTGCATTAATTTGGCTACAGGCATCTGTATGCAAATTAAATAGTTCACACTCTGCAGagaaatgtttgactttaatAAATGTTCATGTAAACATGGGTAGTGAGACCTACACACAGAACATAGTTAAGTCAGTCAAGTGAGCGGGCAGCCACCAACACTTGACATATGACCTGTTATTATATGTGTTCTGCCCATCCAGAGCGTCTCCACGGTTGTTATGTACTGCCACCCAGCAGAAGAATGGCGAcaggtcagaggaggaggctgaaaaGCCAGAGCAGAGCGCAGCGGAGAAAGtcctggtggaggagaagacccagctggaggagcagctaaAGGACATGACAGTAAGTCTGCAGACAGGGTCACTTCCAGTTTAGTAGAGttgagcagacagagagaacagtTACATCTCCTttgactgcatttaaaaaaaaaaaattattaaattgATGCAATGAGAGTTTAACCACTGAAAACTGAGGATTCCTCATACAAAATCTTGCATAATATGGCTGCACGCAACAAATAGTATTTATTTGTGAATGGAGGAACGTTTACAACAGCTTAACATTTTTACCATCTTTCCAGGATAAGTACAAACGGGCCTTGGCAGACACAGAGAACCTCAGGACGAGGAGTCAGAAGATGATAGAAGATGCTAAATTATACGGTAATGACCAGTTTTCCACATATCAACTGGATCCACCACATAACATGAGCTTTCCCGTGAATAAATCCTTCAGAAAATAATCCCTGTGGTTCAGATAAAATATTCTGCAGCTGTATGTTCCAACCACTAGATGTCACAAAAGGGCAACTTTAGCCTTTATGACTAAATTGGAGACACATGATAGACATGGTGATGTGTCTGGGCTGTCCATTTGTGATCAAATCAACcaagatgcatgttaatgccaggtgtaaacacagtttctgtctccctccagacccctcttcttttttttttccttctttccttttgtgACTCTGGGTTTTTATTCCCCCTGAACCCCCTCTCATCCAGAGCTCCCCGGTGCTGCAGCCGTCTGTCGGTGAACAGCCACTTTGCCCCTCCTTTCTGCCTGGTCCTCCCCAAACAACACTCTGCAATCCACGCCAATTTTTCTGCTCAAGTTGAATATTTTCAACTTGCACAAATATGCGAATAGACGCAAATTTGCGCTTCGTGTGTAATCACACTGCGTAAAAATGTTGCTTCACTTCTGGTCTGAACCAGCTATAACGGACATTTAATCAGAGTAATTTCTTTGACTTCATGGTTTTTCCTCTACCAGTGCCACTGCTGTGCTACATCTACGCATTTCagattgttttaattttgtatttttttttttttttttttttttaacaagaggTAAATGCAACATACCTCACTAAGAGGCCTTTTTAGTTCCATTTTACTTGCTCTCAGGTCACCTAAAGAGGAAGTCTGTTAAAGCGACTGACTCAAGAAAATCATGGGAAATGATTCTGATGATGTGTCATCACCTTGTAACTGTCAGGTGTGGCTGCTACCCAGCAGTCACAGTTATAGAGGGTTAGAGTTATGTAGAAGAAGGGAGTGGTTTCATAATCCGGCCTTAAGTGTAATGTTGTAGAAACCTGAAAGACTTGACCTGACTTGAATGGCTGCATGACATTTTTGATACAAAGTCAGAGATTTAAAGCATGCTGAATAAAGTTCTTACTTCCTTCCATCACCAGGGATCCAGGGTTTCTGTAAGGACCTGCTGGAGGTTGCCGACATCTTGGAGAAAGCCACAGAGAGCGTGCCCAAAGAGGAGGTGACGAGCCAGAACCCTCACCTGAAGAACCTGTACGATGGCCTGGTGATGACCGAGGTCCAGATCCAGAAGGTGTTCACTAAGCACGGCCTGGTCAAGCTCAACCCCGACGGCCAGAAGTTCGACCCCTACGAGCACGAGGCCCTCTTCCACGCCCCCGTGGAGGGCAAGGAGCCCGGCAGCGTCGCCGTAGTAACAAAAGTGGGCTACAAGCTTCACGGCCGCACCCTGAGGCCAGCGCTGGTGGGCGTGGCCAAAGCCCCCTAGAAATAATGATGTAACTGTGACAAAGTGGGATTTGTTTTGTTCCCTTCAGGTACAGCGAACTGGTCAAGGCACCCTGTCGCCCTTTTCCCCACAAGCCTGTCCTCACACTCCCCCCACCCTAAGGTGCCTCACAGGAACGGGAACCCAACAGAACTGAACTTTGTATCTGGACAATATTTACCAGTTTTTAACAGATACATCACACTTTGTCTGGCACAGGATACTctttacaaaaacatttcagtctgtCATATGAGTCACTTCAGAGTCAGTTATTGTCAGAGTTTGTTAATAAAATCAGTCATCAGATCACAGGCAGAGGCTTTCatgcctcctcctgcagccgTCAGTCGTAACTGGAAGAGAAGCAGGTGAAATATGACGGTGAACAGGCGATCATAAACCCCTCTAGTTTGGAAAACTTTCGGGTGAGCTATGATGTAAAATCCATCCACAAATTGAGTAGTGCTGAttctgacctgctggtatcATTCCGGCTTTTTCTGTAAAGCCCTGATAATCTCGAACCTGACTCCTCAGTcgtcttttcttgtttgtgAGTTTTAAATTCATGGTGCGAATAAAGCAAGGAACAGTACctgaggagatgaagaaaggCTTGAGATGTTAGTCTGTGCTGAGGTGGGCCGCACAAAGCCTCTATGGTTGAAGCCTTTTTTTGTTCGCTGGCTCTGATAAGCCAGCCTCAGTCACTGGAACGTCCCGATGCCACAGTTCAGGTCTGAAGTGCTGGACAGTGATGTAACAGCTTTATCTGTAAACTAGAATAACTGTCTATGGACCATTGGCCAAACTGTCACAGCATCAGAATAAACTGATCAAATCTGAAAGGCGTCTTAATTTAGTGTTTGTCTTTTACACACATCTTGAAAGAAAAGGCTATAATTGCTGCCTGACAGTTGTCTGCCTGTCAACCAGTTCAGTTGCAGTTCACATTCATGACTGTGCAGACtcatatatgtagtgaagactgtGAAGGagtttaataaaaggtattaagtgtatcTTTTGGTGAAATGGTTATTATCACTATATTGATATGACAGTGAATAATATCCAGTGAGAGCTGGATAACTAACAATCAGCTGAGGGTCAAGATCAGCAGAACCATTGAGCCTGTGGTGAATCCAATGTTCCTAATATGAATGACGCTGTAAAGAAGCTACAAATGGTAAAAcatggaggcttcacacacatctttaaccagcagcacagaagatctaaacaatcagcacagttttaagATCAGTGTCACCAGTTGAGTATCTGAGCACatgtgaaacatggtcacaGTCTGCCTTCTGTTATTCTGATGAATAATGACCAGAAGTGTTTTGGCAGATCATCATGTAACAGTgaatttgacctttgaccttttggataaaATGCcaacttttcatcattttactcTATAAAATATTGTGTGAAATTGTCTAATAATTAGCAtgtgaattcttgagttatggccataaatgtattttgtgtggTCAGAgcgacctttgaccaccaaaatctagtCGCTTCATCTTTGTGTCCAAGTGAACGTTTGTGCCgaatttgaagaaattctttttttcctgagaTACTGTGTTCATGAGAATGGGAAGCACGGAGGTACGGACAACCCGAAGACATAATTTCTCATAGCTGTCGGTGTGGAGGcataaacaagcaaacagaaagtAGAGAATAACTCTTAAACTGCAATTATTCCGTTTCGGACATATCTGTTTCTATTCTTGCTAACTGAACACTAAATATTGATTAATCCTGATTCTTTATCCTCTCCTGATGAAAGGTTTTTGGCACTTCAGTCCATTTCCTTCTTTCTTAAATTCTAATGTGTCTCTCTCACGTGTGATAACAGTGAATGGGAACGTTGTCCTCAGTGTAACCTCGTTAACATGCTGCTCCTGTGATACTCTTCAGACTCCAGTAACAGGacctctctgtcactctgttgGCCACCAAGCTGACATTCTGGGTTCATTTTCCCTTTCAAGTACCGCAAACGATTGAAGAGGAAACAGGACTAATTTAGATTAGATTATAAAGTATCTGCACTTTTAATACATCTCCACACAGACCTCGTCATGTGCAAcgacaaagaaacagaacaacagaacagCTCAGATCAAAGACAGCTCAACAGCATGCCATCACTATGCCAACGCTTCACAAAATCCAGGTTTGTCATCCAAAATCGTTTTGTTTTATTACAAAAGCTATAAAAAATTTCCatgacacaaaatactgtacatttcacaGGTCAGTAATTatagttttctttttccaatTTATCTTACAAACTTATTTACACTTCCTGACATTAAGAAAGCAACGCCCCTccttacaaaaaacaaatcaaaacgcCACTTTTTCTTTGAGATATTTACACTGACACACCATTCTGAAACGATGTGCATTTGGTTGCACGTGCAGAACTATCCCACTGTCAAATctgggaggagaaaaaaaaatcgaaGGTGACATccaaacaaatgagaaacatCAAATTCGGCCGACTGATCGAGGTCTTCGCCGTTTGGTGTGATGGCTGGAAACAAGCGTCACCTGTCGAGGTCATTCTGCCGCACACACAGCGCTCATACTTCACCGCAGCTTCAGCCAACACATCCAATTCCAATCAGAACATGTTGGGTTAACATGAAGCTGCAATAATCTGAGGAACAAGTCCACGTACTGGAGGCGACCCACTATGAACGCTGAAAGGATGGTTGCAAATGTCTTCCTCTCACTTTACATCTCCTGAAAAGCACTGAGAATGACAATAGCTGTGTCACTGCCAACTAAATCCCACTCTCCAACTCCCCTTTTCCCACTGGTTCCTATGGAAGATGTAAATCTTCCAGAAGAATGTGTCATTAATATTTacttatatttttttaaaaaggactcagtaatttcctgaaacagctgggcactgtagttttttaaCAAACGCCACTCCACCAcgaggaaatagtgcatttgtttgggactagtttcagctgcggattaatacgCAAATGGTGGGCTACGGTGTGTGCGTTCACGGCCATGAGGAACATGTCAGAGCACTCAGTGATgagctttttatctttttatcaGGCTTCGGACAGCCAGACAAGGCTTGGCAGCTGAATCAATTCATTGTGGGTCTTTTAATGGGACTTGCCGACaataagagaaataaagaagaagcCAGTTATCCTATGAAAGCAGCTGTAGAGTCTGCCTACGATGACGCATGGTTTGGAGCACGACGTTGATGAAACATGACTAAGATGACCTGATTATAACACCCTCCACCGCTGATCCACAAGCTCACATCAGAACCTCAAGCCTCATTCCTCTTgaccacaaaaaaaagaaaaaagaaaaaggcaaagctCCACTTTTAAGGCAATGCACCATGCACACGCACAATAACGAGAATCCTGGAACTGTACTTCAGCCTTTTTGAGTATCATTGGTTAATGTTGGTTAATGCCCAAACACATTCACCTTCTTTACCTGCACTGTACCATGTGGACAGCAGaacatttaaagcatttaaagaCGAGCTTCTGTGAAAATCAATACACTTcaggtcaaataaaaaaaaaaaactccttcaaaactcatttagattttt
It encodes the following:
- the grpel1 gene encoding grpE protein homolog 1, mitochondrial is translated as MASWCVRAVRQSYSLVASPALIRASPRLLCTATQQKNGDRSEEEAEKPEQSAAEKVLVEEKTQLEEQLKDMTDKYKRALADTENLRTRSQKMIEDAKLYGIQGFCKDLLEVADILEKATESVPKEEVTSQNPHLKNLYDGLVMTEVQIQKVFTKHGLVKLNPDGQKFDPYEHEALFHAPVEGKEPGSVAVVTKVGYKLHGRTLRPALVGVAKAP